One region of Diabrotica undecimpunctata isolate CICGRU chromosome 6, icDiaUnde3, whole genome shotgun sequence genomic DNA includes:
- the sqh gene encoding myosin regulatory light chain sqh, translated as MSSRKTVSRRGTTKKRAQRATSNVFAMFDQAQIAEFKEAFNMIDQNHDGFVDKEDLHDMLASLGKNPTDDYLDGMMNEAPGPINFTMFLTLFGERLQGTDPEDVIKNAFGCFDEDNNGVLNEERLRELLTSMGDRFTDDEVDEMYREAPIKNGLFDYVEFTRILKHGAKDKDEQ; from the exons ATGTCTTCCCGTAAAACAGTAAGCCGCCGTGGAACCACCAAAAAACGTGCCCAAAGAGCCACATCCAATGTATTCGCAATGTTCGATCAGGCTCAGATTGCTGAGTTCAAAGAAGCCTTCAATATGATCGACCAAAACCATGATGGCTTTGTAGATAAAGAAGATTTGCATGATATGCTTGCATCCTTag gtAAAAACCCAACTGATGACTATCTAGATGGCATGATGAATGAGGCTCCTGGCCCCATAAACTTCACCATGTTCTTAACTCTCTTTGGGGAACGTCTCCAAGGCACAGACCCTGAAGATGTAATTAAAAATGCTTTCGGCTGCTTTGATGAAGACAACAATGGTGTCCTCAATGAAGAACGTCTCAGAGAGCTCCTCACATCCATGGGTGATAGATTCACTGATGATGAAGTTGATGAGATGTACAGGGAGGCTCCTATTAAGAATGGCTTGTTTGATTATGTTGAATTTACCCGCATATTGAAGCATGGGGCTAAGGACAAAGATGAGCAGTAA
- the LOC140442951 gene encoding uncharacterized protein yields MCIKQYLRMNPQSRALKMLLLAKQNIQEKPNRQSDAESDVTRDLLTFCDTFDQDKDLSTLLTDSTNLASSSASNHHLLADDNLITDDDLLTLAEEKVTNLNFISSNFPEDEINIEPEDRQNFVPESIHGEEVPTSILEEEVIEASSSRSDKSYEPSENKTSSSENEVLEELQNNTPMQTPSRTRRKRRHVDQKEWKKNKNKILRQEGKEYFGKQKQEEKWNYDIKKKAKAIGPRCKCSGKSVMNNGKSVMKCNEITEDQRTEIFTRFWNFLWNEKQLFLRTLVEKKSTSRARDRKKENESRREFSYIYFLQTTSKIRVCKTMFCNTLSVAPRTVAHWLIEKNKSQHTANDLVDDDLNDTRDNNSSQIVIPRKAKIDKQKENLCNFFTVLPKLESHYCRKSTKKLYLERSWQTKMELYRFYKNDWCTKNDSQPLSIAAFNNSFDDFNLALFSPKKEECDTCVDYKTGNIDEATYQEHQKKKEEARKEK; encoded by the exons ATGTGCATAAAACAATATCTGAG AATGAATCCGCAATCCCGTGCGTTGAAAATGCTTTTATTGGCTAAGCAAAACATCCAGGAAAAGCCCAACAGACAAAGCGATGCCGAAAGCGATGTAACAAGAGATTTGTTAACATTTTGTGATACTTTTGATCAAGATAAGGATTTATCTACACTCTTAACTGATAGTACTAATCTAGCAAGCTCCTCAGCATCTAATCACCACTTATTAGCTGACGACAATTTAATTACTGATGATGATTTACTCACCCTAGCTGAAGAAAAAGTTACTAACCTGAATTTTATCTCCTCAAACTTTCCTGAAGATGAAATCAACATTGAACCAGAAGATCGTCAGAATTTCGTTCCAGAATCAATTCATGGTGAAGAAGTGCCAACCTCCATTTTGGAAGAAGAAGTTATTGAAGCTTCTTCTAGTCGTTCAGATAAATCTTATGAACCCAGTGAAAATAAAACAAGTTCAAGTGAAAATGAAGTACTAGAAGAGCTACAAAATAACACTCCAATGCAAACCCCTTCACGGACACGCAGAAAGAGACGTCATGTAGATCAAAAGGaatggaagaaaaataaaaataagattttGAGACAAGAAGGAAAGGAATATTTTGGAAAACAAAAGCAAGAAGAAAAATGGAattatgatattaaaaaaaaagcaaaagctATAGGACCGAGATGCAAATGCAGTGGTAAATCAGTAATGAATAATGGGAAATCAGTAATGAAGTGCAATGAGATAACAGAAGATCAAAGAACAGAAATTTTTACAAGATTTTGGAATTTTTTGTGGAACGAAAAACAATTGTTTCTAAGGACGCTGGTTGAAAAGAAAAGTACTTCAAGAGCTAGGGATCGAAAAAAAGAGAACGAGTCAAGAAGGGAATTTtcctatatatattttcttcaaacaacatccaaGATAAGAGTGTGCAAAACAATGTTTTGCAATACTCTTTCAGTTGCACCAAGAACTGTTGCACATTGgttgattgaaaaaaataaatcacAACACACTGCAAATGATTTGGTGGATGATGACCTTAATGATACGCGTGATAATAATTCCTCCCAAATAGTTATTCCTAGAAAAGCGAAAATcgacaaacaaaaagaaaatttgtgCAATTTCTTTACAGTTCTTCCAAAACTAGAGTCACATTATTGTCGAAAGAGCACAAAGAAATTATACCTTGAAAGATCTTGGCAAACAAAAATGGAATTATACCGGTTTTATAAGAATGACTGGTGTACAAAAAACGATTCACAACCGCTATCTATTGCAGCATTTAATAACAGTTTCGAcgattttaatttagcacttTTTTCACCTAAAAAGGAGGAATGTGATACGTGTGTGGATTACAAGACTGGTAATATTGACGAAGCTACCTATCAAGAACATCAGAAGAAAAAGGAGGAGGCACGAAAGGAAAAATAG